A single genomic interval of Anopheles marshallii chromosome 2, idAnoMarsDA_429_01, whole genome shotgun sequence harbors:
- the LOC128719628 gene encoding uncharacterized protein LOC128719628: MQFQGAAQPHQGGFRGPRPEKNDFYVGQPGTKPPHFMNKQGPPSIPPFNANAFGGPKPMYQQNAMNGVGPGGFNKFGGGGRAFGGQPGTMPKKDFGGPKMYGPGGSKPYGEDKPFDTFGGPKKYQNSNPGMGMGMGYGGGMGSRNGFGPRSDYNGFNKDDRAKIQSLKAKYPGQNLMKPMWENLEPFQKDFYVPHPNVMARSSEEVQTFREQMQITVMGNNVPHPCQNFEEGNFPEYVMTEIKKQGFPRPTSIQSQGWPIALSGRDMVGIAQTGSGKTLAYMLPGLVHISHQKPLSRGEGPIVLVLAPTRELAQQIQTVVRDFGNHSKPNIRYTCVFGGALKGPQVRDLERGVEVVIATPGRLIDFLERGITNLRRCTYLVLDEADRMLDMGFEPQIRKIVEQIRPDRQVLMWSATWPKEVQTLAEDFLRDYIQINIGSLSLAANHNIHQIVDVCEENEKEGKLLKLLKEIATSDATNKIIIFVETKKKVDDLLKNIVRDGYGATSIHGDKSQTERDYVLQDFRHGKSTILVATDVAARGLDVEDVKYVINFDYPNSSEDYIHRIGRTGRCSQYGTAYTFFTPNNGRQARELLSVLEEAGQQPTVELIEMAKSAPGGKGGRLRYSTRGSYGGGSSMSSYQRRPPFNGGGGFGGPPKYGGMQNGPMGMGNKFGGMPNKYRDGGMYRSENNWNKGPNGPAMMGGPGGYQSHSPQSPQAAAVAAASGQQMYEPPQAQIRAYHPKNIYPGQFDDYTALFAGGAAAAAPGGGMRYYQNKAHQGGPGGMQPGSQPGGRYNPNGGQFNMDGTPKPNNGRGTYPPKQYNNSYAAGPANPSHQYPQLAAAAAAAAAGQTMPTAAPAGFTGFDPTGGLQYQASYPITAATATYYPYPAATAPPPPPQAQAAPVVPPVQQ; encoded by the exons atGCAATTCCAAGGCGCAGCACAGCCGCATCAGGGTGGTTTCCGTGGACCGCGACCGGAAAAGAACGATTTCTATGTTGGGCAGCCCGGCACTAAACCGCCGCACTTTATGAACAAGCAAGGCCCACCCTCTATTCCGCCGTTCAACGCGAACGCGTTCGGTGGACCCAAACCAATGTATCAGCAGAACGCAATGAATGGCGTTGGCCCGGGAGGGTTTAACAAGTTTGGTGGGGGTGGCCGTGCATTCGGTGGCCAACCGGGAACCATGCCAAAGAAGGACTTCGGTGGCCCGAAGATGTATGGACCCGGTGGCAGTAAGCCGTACGGCGAAGACAAGCCTTTCGACACGTTCGGCGGTCCGAAGAAGTATCAGAACTCAAACCCAGGCATGGGCATGGGCATGGGTTACGGTGGTGGCATGGGAAGTCGCAATGGATTCGGTCCACGATCAGATTACAACGGTTTCAACAAGGATGACCGTGCGAAGATCCAGTCGTTGAAGGCAAAGTACCCGGGACAGAACCTGATGAAGCCGATGTGGGAAAACTTGGAACCGTTCCAGAAAGATTTCTATGTGCCGCACCCAAATGTAATGGCCAGATCGTCGGAGGAAGTCCAGACATTCCGCGAGCAGATGCAAATCACTGTGATGGGCAACAACGTGCCGCATCCGTGCCAGAACTTCGAGGAGGGTAACTTCCCGGAGTACGTGATGACCGAGATCAAGAAGCAGGGTTTCCCACGTCCGACTTCTATCCAGTCGCAGGGTTGGCCAATTGCGCTGAGTGGCCGCGATATGGTTGGTATTGCGCAGACAGGTTCTGGCAAAACACTCGCTTACATGCTGCCGGGATTGGTGCACATCTCGCACCAGAAGCCGCTGAGTCGTGGTGAAGGTCCGATTGTGTTGGTACTAGCGCCTACTCGTGAACTCGCCCAGCAGATCCAGACTGTGGTTCGAGACTTTGGCAACCATTCGAAGCCCAACATTCGCTACACGTGCGTGTTTGGAGGTGCCCTGAAAGGACCTCAG GTGCGTGATTTGGAGCGTGGTGTGGAAGTGGTAATTGCTACCCCTGgccgtttgattgatttcctCGAGCGAGGCATCACTAATCTTCGCCGTTGCACGTACCTCGTCTTGGACGAAGCGGATCGAATGCTTGACATGGGTTTCGAGCCACAGATTCGAAAGATTGTTGAGCAGATTCGTCCGGACCGGCAGGTACTGATGTGGTCTGCAACATGGCCAAAGGAGGTGCAAACGCTGGCGGAAGATTTCCTGCGCGACTACATTCAGATTAATATCGGATCGCTAAGCTTGGCGGCAAACCACAACATTCATCAGATTGTGGATGTGTGCGAGGAGAACGAAAAGGAGGGAAAGCTGTTGAAGCTGCTGAAGGAAATTGCCACCTCGGATGCAACCAACAAGATTATCATTTTCGTTGAGACGAAGAAGAAGGTGGACGATTTGCTGAAAAACATTGTGCGCGATGGCTATGGGGCGACGTCTATTCACGGCGACAAGAGCCAGACCGAGCGTGACTACGTGCTGCAAGATTTCCGGCATGGCAAGAGCACCATTCTGGTAGCGACAGATGTCGCAGCACGTGGCCTCGACGTGGAAGACGTTAAGTACGTCATCAACTTCGACTATCCGAACTCATCGGAGGACTATATCCATCGTATTGGGCGCACGGGACGCTGCTCGCAGTACGGTACTGCGTACACATTCTTCACACCAAACAACGGACGTCAGGCACGGGAACTGCTGTCGGTGCTGGAAGAGGCCGGTCAGCAGCCAACGGTAGAGCTTATCGAGATGGCAAAATCGGCACCGGGCGGTAAAGGCGGTAGGCTGCGTTATTCGACGCGTGGCAGTTACGGTGGTGGAAGCAGCATGAGCAGCTACCAGCGGCGACCACCGTtcaacggtggtggtggattcgGTGGCCCGCCGAAGTACGGCGGTATGCAGAACGGTCCAATGGGTATGGGCAACAAGTTTGGTGGCATGCCGAACAAATACCGTGACGGAGGCATGTACCGTAGCGAGAATAACTGGAACAAGGGTCCGAACGGACCGGCAATGATGGGTGGCCCAGGAGGCTACCAATCTCACTCGCCTCAATCGCCGCAGGCTGCTGCGGTGGCTGCCGCTTCCGGTCAACAAATGTACGAACCGCCGCAGGCACAAATTCGTGCCTATCACCCGAAGAACATCTATCCGGGACAGTTTGATGACTACACCGCACTGTTTGCGGGTGGTGCTGCCGCAGCTGCTCCCGGTGGTGGTATGCGCTACTACCAGAACAAGGCGCACCAGGGCGGTCCAGGTGGTATGCAGCCGGGCTCTCAGCCTGGTGGTCGGTACAACCCGAACGGTGGCCAATTCAACATGGATGgcacaccgaaaccgaacaacGGTCGTGGAACGTATCCACCGAAACAGTACAACAACAGCTACGCTGCCGGACCGGCAAATCCGAGCCACCAGTATCCACAGTTAGCAGCGgccgctgcagctgctgctgccgggcAGACCATGCCAACGGCAGCACCGGCCGGCTTTACCGGATTCGATCCGACCGGTGGATTGCAGTATCAGGCATCGTACCCAATAACGGCTGCCACCGCCACGTATTATCCATATCCGGCGGCAACCgctccaccgccaccaccccaGGCCCAGGCGGCCCCAGTTGTTCCACCAGTGCAGCAGTAA
- the LOC128707623 gene encoding DNA polymerase interacting tetratricopeptide repeat-containing, protein of 47 kDa, whose amino-acid sequence MAEKQTRKVVSEQERLELAAQLDKDLDAFISSLEKRRYTEGWPEDRWEEEMAKHPFFMQKSPEPGEKLSPLMEGLQQLKYDPLENTEQELADTYKEDGKFYMQHRKFRMAVLSYTEALRYKVGDAAYKAILYNNRSAANYMLKNFRTSLQDAQKALELNPDYEKARWRAAQCASALDRFEQCVELCDTILQRDPTNSAAIDMRKACLTRQAAQNRDLRKEARQEREKQQQWERLVAELQQRMVKFEERNALEDERKLKPRLAPLEDFMVSCDENGVLSWPVVFCYPEFHTTDFQQQLSETTKMHEVLEQLFAEPLECDKAGVYRQASKVNVYYENRILGFAYMVDKNKTIREIVAERSFVVFQGTLTFYILVKGSKQEESFVTQTRIPLKINY is encoded by the exons AtggcagaaaaacaaacgagaaagGTCGTTTCGGAGCAGGAACGACTCGAATTGGCGGCACAGTTGGATAAAGATCTGGATGCCTTCATCAGTTCTCTGGAGAAACGGCGTTACACAGAAGGATGGCCCGAAGATCGGTGGGAGGAAGAAATGGCAAAGCATCCATTTTTCATGCAAAAATCTCCCGAACCGGGCGAAAAACTGAGTCCCTTGATGGAAGGGCTGCAGCAGCTGAAGTACGATCCGCTAGAAAACACCGAACAGGAGCTAGCCGACACGTACAAAGAGGATGGAAAGTTCTACATGCAGCACCGCAAGTTCCGGATGGCCGTGCTAAGTTACACGGAGGCACTTCGATACAAGGTTGGTGATGCCGCTTACAAAGCGATTCTGTACAATAATCGCAGTGCCGCGAACTACATGCTGAAAAATTTCCGCACTTCCCTGCAAGATGCTCAGAAAGCGCTGGAATTGAACCCAGACTACGAGAAGGCTCGATGGCGAGCGGCCCAATGTGCTTCCGCACTCGATCGGTTCGAGCAGTGCGTTGAGCTCTGCGATACAATACTGCAGCGTGATCCAACAAACAGTGCCGCGATCGATATGCGAAAAGCTTGCCTCACGCGACAAGCTGCCCAAAATCGTGACCTACGCAAGGAAGCACGGCAGGAGCGGGAAAAGCAACAGCAATGGGAACGGCTCGTTGCCGAGTTACAGCAGCGGATGGTAAAATTCGAGGAACGAAATGCGCTGGAAGATGAGCGCAAGCTTAAACCGCGGTTGGCTCCGTTGGAAGATTTTATGGTGTCTTGCGATGAAAATGGTGTCCTTTCCTGGCCAGTAGTGTTCTGTTACCCAGAGTTTCATACGACCGATTTCCAACAGCAGCTTTCGGAAACCACAAA AATGCACGAAGTACTGGAGCAACTGTTTGCAGAACCGCTCGAGTGTGATAAAGCGGGAGTATACCGCCAGGCAAGCAAAGTAAACGTGTACTATGAAAACAGGATACTTGGTTTTGCCTACATGGTtgacaagaacaaaacaatccgTGAGATCGTAGCAGAACGATCGTTCGTAGTGTTTCAGGGTACACTAACGTTTTACATACTGGTGAAAGGATCCAAACAGGAGGAATCGTTCGTTACTCAAACAAGGAtacctttaaaaataaattattga
- the LOC128708469 gene encoding putative uncharacterized protein DDB_G0294196, whose translation MQRYVALVAFLAVAVTAEAPYPASGWRPEGAQFRLPTEYGAPLLLLQPQRVNVQITRENVQFAGRQVAQEQPTTTVEPVTQPSPVTSSTTEQEQLDPLKVQGLPSDQRKDFQQRANLRQQVVNRPLTANFAQRPLLPVSGQLRALPAVRANVFQQQLVQPQPQVQPQAAPAETYGPPEQEEEQQQPEEQPATTEQPQVPQDENEDDYDEDGGRTVVAVSNSFSGQYYILSPDNTLQRVVFSTMVTDEDRQVNGFSAQLKYSPVDPIRDPVYMYDEQGQLVRIYKK comes from the exons ATGCAACGTTACGTCGCGCTGGTAGCATTCCTCGCGGTTGCAGTGACTGCCGAGGCACCGTACCCTGCATCCGGATGGCGTCCGGAAGGAGCTCAATTTCGTCTGCCGACAGAATACGGCGCACCGTTGCTTTTGCTCCAACCTCAACGTGTTAATGTTCAAATAACACGCGAAAATGTACAATTTGCTGGACGTCAAGTTGCTCAGGAACAGCCAACTACTACCGTTGAGCCAGTGACGCAACCAAGCCCGGTAACATCCTCCACGACCGAACAG GAGCAATTGGATCCGCTGAAGGTGCAAGGACTGCCATCCGATCAACGAAAGGACTTCCAGCAGCGTGCGAATCTTCGACAGCAAGTTGTTAACCGTCCGTTGACCGCCAACTTCGCCCAACGTCCTTTGTTACCGGTCAGTGGACAACTTCGGGCTCTTCCAGCAGTACGGGCCAATGTTTTCCAGCAACAGCTAGTACAACCTCAACCCCAGGTTCAGCCACAAGCTGCACCAGCTGAAACATACGGTCCACCAGAGCAGGAAGaggagcaacagcagccggAAGAGCAACCAGCTACGACCGAACAACCGCAAGTACCGCAGGACGAAAATGAGGATGATTACGATGAAGATGGTGGACGCACAGTAGTTGCTGTGTCCAACTCGTTCTCGGGACAATACTACATACTGTCTCCAGACAACACATTGCAGCGCGTCGTCTTCAGTACCATGGTCACAGACGAAGATCGCCAGGTGAATGGTTTTTCTGCACAGTTGAAGTACTCCCCGGTGGATCCAATTCGCGATCCAGTTTACATGTACGATGAACAGGGACAGTTGGTTCGTATCTACAAGAAGTGA
- the LOC128707212 gene encoding transmembrane protein 222, whose protein sequence is MSLHSDTSEDLSRNSTEMGLPPINFVDDKYPYCIVWTPIPVLTWFFPFIGHMGIAMSNGVIRDFAGPYFVSEDNMGFGRPTRYLRLHPAQAFGGSQNWDESVIKASATYSARMHNLFCDNCHSHVGMALALMRYKEYSNWNMVVLAFWMFFRGKYVGVRGFLKTWIPFLIILTICALVAMYSKWTI, encoded by the coding sequence ATGTCCCTGCATAGCGATACTTCCGAAGATTTATCGCGCAACTCTACCGAGATGGGACTGCCTCCGATCAACTTTGTCGATGACAAATATCCCTACTGCATCGTCTGGACACCGATCCCAGTTCTGACTTGGTTTTTCCCGTTCATCGGTCACATGGGTATCGCAATGTCGAACGGTGTTATACGTGACTTTGCCGGACCATATTTCGTTTCCGAGGATAATATGGGCTTCGGACGACCAACGCGGTATTTGCGCCTGCAtccggcgcaagccttcggaGGTTCACAGAACTGGGACGAATCGGTAATCAAGGCGTCGGCCACGTACAGTGCGAGAATGCATAACCTGTTCTGCGACAACTGCCATTCGCACGTCGGAATGGCTTTGGCGCTGATGCGATACAAGGAGTACAGCAACTGGAACATGGTGGTGCTTGCGTTCTGGATGTTTTTCAGAGGAAAGTACGTAGGCGTGCGAGGATTCCTCAAAACCTGGATACCGTTTCTGATCATACTGACGATTTGCGCGCTGGTCGCAATGTACTCTAAGTGGACTATCTAA
- the LOC128707270 gene encoding RNA polymerase II transcriptional coactivator: MPKNKKKESSTDSDTSFEDRTPAKQAKKESKASDAGNDPNIFELDKNRKVTVNEFKGKVYVGIREYYNKDGKDLPSKKGISLTVPQWKKLLEQADAINEQIKKF; the protein is encoded by the exons ATGCccaagaacaagaaaaaagaatcTTCTACAGATTCTGATACCAGTTTCGAAGAC CGTACTCCGGCAAAGCAGGCgaagaaggaaagcaaagCCTCGGATGCCGGCAATGATCCAAACATCTTCGAATTGGACAAAAATCGCAAAGTGACGGTGAATGAATTCAAAGGTAAAGTGTACGTTGGCATACGAGAATATTACAACAAGGATGGGAAAGATTTGCCTTCTAAGAAAGGCATTAGCCTGACTGTACCGCAATGGAAGAAGCTGCTCGAACAGGCTGATGCCATCAACGAGCAAATAAAGAAGTTCTAA
- the LOC128709020 gene encoding uncharacterized protein LOC128709020 yields the protein MATNNVKLPDLIHKWIEVQKKVTELERTKPLDIDAINLTLMLKSMGLRLQYLDFEAEKNNTDNLTITVKCNKSGMRAELSYELLRCSCPEKSDRESSFWEVQGTGPTVFSKFKNNASSNLLPDVSESCALVSKAMLSNLLDFYESSIREVKEGKEQAMLHSPLKSPRPKVSVISPGLTMKKPFSTPPAEGKCSSRIDIASGACNLGEDKLKNEEIEEKNHGKDDTIPNSSSSLNRQSGEGDTKSNTSSESVGINNKTHEMLNTEHPVNKPVVDAILSPAHTSVADDNAYEAMKTLVTSSPNDKPADTPDSQLDRDRNVISYLQEARSQIDMALLLMKINTTQDVSNGFGGTITPQHASSISRKPLVSTPKFAQPRSSSLLSIERRRPPVDVGTVKKISSASTLQSVSRLSIGSGTGRADTPRPSVAQLKSVAALRKPVGMRPPPSLSGSPQVQQTPVGLKKPSTGSIGLLSSQRKLLPPTTPTTSGRTIPKTVASGRQPSGAGFIQRSSSASYISKK from the exons ATGGCGACAAACAACGTTAAACTGCCGGACTTGATCCACAAATGGATTGAAGTGCAAAAAAAGGTCACTGAATTGGAACGAACAAAG CCACTCGATATTGACGCAATCAATTTGACACTCATGCTGAAATCGATGGGCCTGCGGTTACAATACCTGGACTTCGAagcggaaaaaaataacaccgaTAATCTGACGATCACCGTCAAGTGCAACAAATCTGGCATGAGGGCAGAACTGAGCTACGAGTTGCTGCGATGCAGCTGTCCAGAGAAAAGCGACCGTGAAAGCTCTTTCTGGGAGGTACAAGGAACAGGACCGACGGTGTTTTCAAAGTTTAAGAACAACGCTTCGTCTAATCTGCTGCCGGACGTTTCGGAAAGCTGTGCACTCGTCTCGAAGGCGATGCTCTCGAACCTCTTGGACTTTTACGAGTCCAGTATTCGGGAGGTGAAAGAAGGGAAGGAACAGGCCATGTTGCATTCTCCATTGAAATCTCCGCGACCCAAGGTGAGCGTCATCAGTCCAGGGTTGACGATGAAAAAACCTTTCTCAACGCCTCCGGCCGAAGGAAAATGTTCATCCCGTATTGACATAGCATCGGGTGCTTGCAACCTAGGAGAGGATAAGCTAAAGAACGaggaaattgaagaaaaaaatcacggAAAGGATGATACGATTCCTAATAGCTCATCTTCACTAAACCGTCAATCAGGAGAGGGAGATACTAAATCGAACACATCATCCGAGAGCGTGggcataaataataaaacccaTGAGATGTTGAATACTGAACATCCCGTAAACAAACCGGTGGTCGATGCGATCCTCAGTCCCGCACATACCAGTGTGGCAGATGACAACGCGTACGAGGCTATGAAAACGCTCGTCACTTCGAGCCCGAATGATAAACCTGCCGATACGCCCGACTCTCAGCTTGATCGTGATCGAAACGTTATCAGCTATCTACAGGAAGCTCGTAGCCAGATTGATATGGCTTTACTACTGATGAAGATTAACACTACGCAGGACGTTTCGAATGGGTTCGGTGGCACCATTACTCCTCAGCATGCATCTTCCATATCGAGAAAGCCGCTCGTTTCTACTCCCAAATTTGCACAACCCCGTTCCAGCTCGTTGCTGAGCATCGAACGAAGACGTCCACCGGTTGATGTTGGaacggtaaaaaaaatctcatctgCATCTACGCTCCAGTCCGTCTCACGATTGTCCATTGGGAGTGGTACAGGACGTGCGGACACACCAAGACCTTCCGTGGCGCAATTGAAATCAGTTGCTGCATTACGTAAACCCGTCGGAATGAGACCGCCACCTTCATTAAGCGGATCACCACAAGTACAACAAACTCcggttggtttgaaaaaaCCGTCCACAGGTTCTATTGGTTTGCTATCAAGCCAAAGAAAACTATTGCCACCGACAACTCCCACAACATCCGGAAGGACAATTCCCAAAACAGTGGCGTCTGGACGACAACCGTCGGGCGCAGGCTTTATTCAACGATCGTCTAGCGCGTCTTATATAAGCAAAAAATAG